The following are from one region of the Candidatus Eisenbacteria bacterium genome:
- a CDS encoding biopolymer transporter ExbD yields MKPLRRRHPHPEIPLVSTADVSFLLLIFFLATAVFQVERGILLGLPAPGAAPRAVASDRIARVTVGADRSLRLDGETVAAGTLRDALRRRLERRPGTLVTLEIHPRAPYDALVQTLDQVKLSGARDISLRTAEGA; encoded by the coding sequence ATGAAGCCGCTCCGGCGTCGCCATCCCCATCCCGAGATCCCGCTCGTGTCCACCGCGGACGTCTCCTTCCTGCTCCTCATCTTCTTTCTCGCGACCGCGGTCTTCCAGGTCGAACGGGGCATCCTGCTCGGACTGCCCGCTCCCGGCGCGGCTCCGCGAGCGGTGGCCTCGGACCGGATCGCGCGGGTCACGGTCGGCGCCGACCGGTCGCTCCGGCTGGACGGGGAGACCGTCGCCGCCGGAACCCTGCGGGACGCGCTTCGCCGGAGACTGGAGCGGCGGCCGGGGACACTCGTGACGCTCGAGATCCATCCTCGCGCGCCGTACGACGCGCTCGTGCAGACCCTGGATCAGGTGAAGCTCTCGGGAGCGCGGGACATCTCGCTGCGCACCGCGGAGGGCGCGTGA